A DNA window from Bradyrhizobium barranii subsp. barranii contains the following coding sequences:
- a CDS encoding Rieske 2Fe-2S domain-containing protein, whose translation MAKYGQNADAIAALVREAEVHRDVYVDPEIFELEMEHLFPNSWIYVGHASQLGKPGDFITANIGRQPVLASRHADGSIHVFYNRCPHKGVKIASEPCGNTGKFFRCPYHAWSFKTDGSLLAIPLKKGYEGTGFGDTQANEGLSKVRNVVIYRDFIFARLSDDGVSFEDYFGESLSTIDNMVDRSPEGKLAVQATPIRYMHTCNWKMLVENQTDTCHPMVAHESSAGTAVKVWKREQGDSTETPMAVQLYGPFMSPYEFYEQSGIRIWPNGHGHTGVANSIHSNYSDIEGYVGQMVAAYGEQRAHEILGEVRHNTVYFPNIMVKGAVQILRNFIPIAVDKTLVESWVYRLVGAPDKLYERALMYNRFINAPTSIVGHDDLEMYERAQEGLKSNGNQWVNLRRLYESHEEQDVTAVINGTSERQMRNQFHAWSKFMTMNMDKRVEAAE comes from the coding sequence ATGGCGAAATACGGACAGAATGCCGACGCGATCGCGGCGCTGGTGCGCGAGGCCGAGGTGCACCGCGACGTCTATGTCGACCCCGAGATCTTCGAGCTCGAGATGGAGCACCTGTTCCCGAACAGCTGGATCTATGTCGGGCACGCGAGCCAGTTGGGAAAGCCCGGCGATTTCATCACGGCCAATATCGGCCGTCAGCCGGTGCTGGCGAGCCGCCACGCCGACGGCTCCATCCACGTCTTCTACAACCGCTGTCCGCACAAGGGCGTGAAGATCGCCTCCGAGCCCTGCGGCAACACCGGAAAGTTCTTCCGCTGCCCCTATCACGCCTGGTCGTTCAAGACCGACGGCTCGCTGCTCGCGATCCCTCTGAAGAAGGGCTACGAAGGCACCGGCTTTGGCGACACGCAAGCGAATGAGGGGCTGTCGAAGGTCAGGAACGTCGTGATCTATCGCGATTTCATCTTCGCCCGCCTGAGCGACGACGGCGTGTCCTTCGAGGATTATTTCGGCGAGAGCCTCTCGACCATCGACAACATGGTCGACCGCTCGCCGGAGGGGAAGCTCGCAGTCCAGGCGACGCCGATCCGCTACATGCACACCTGCAATTGGAAGATGCTGGTCGAGAACCAGACCGACACCTGCCATCCGATGGTGGCGCATGAGAGCTCGGCCGGCACCGCGGTCAAGGTCTGGAAGCGCGAGCAGGGCGATTCCACGGAGACGCCGATGGCGGTGCAGCTCTACGGTCCCTTCATGAGCCCGTACGAGTTCTACGAGCAGAGCGGCATCAGGATCTGGCCGAACGGCCATGGCCATACCGGCGTCGCCAACTCCATCCATTCCAACTATTCGGACATCGAAGGCTATGTCGGCCAGATGGTCGCGGCGTATGGCGAGCAGCGGGCGCACGAGATCCTCGGCGAGGTCAGGCACAACACGGTGTATTTCCCGAACATCATGGTCAAGGGCGCCGTGCAGATCCTGCGCAATTTCATCCCGATCGCGGTCGACAAGACGCTGGTCGAGAGCTGGGTCTATCGCCTGGTCGGCGCGCCGGACAAGCTCTACGAGCGGGCGTTGATGTACAACCGCTTCATCAACGCGCCGACCTCGATCGTCGGGCACGACGATCTCGAAATGTACGAGCGGGCGCAGGAAGGACTGAAGTCGAACGGCAATCAATGGGTCAATCTGCGGCGCCTCTACGAGAGCCATGAAGAGCAGGACGTCACGGCCGTAATCAACGGCACGTCCGAGCGACAGATGCGAAACCAGTTCCACGCCTGGTCGAAATTCATGACCATGAACATGGACAAGCGTGTCGAGGCCGCAGAATGA
- a CDS encoding aromatic-ring-hydroxylating dioxygenase subunit beta produces MIDEKAITDFIYLEAELLDTMQWQAWLDLFHPEGRYWMPLEWQQRDPVLQPSLMYEDLLLLKVRVERLAGERTFSQKPKSRCHHLLQAPRIVACDPTAGVYKARTSYIYTETRGDLLERYSGWASHEFVEVGDALKIKLKRVDLVNFDAPFGNIQLFM; encoded by the coding sequence ATGATCGACGAGAAGGCCATCACGGACTTCATCTATCTGGAAGCCGAGCTGCTCGACACGATGCAATGGCAGGCCTGGCTCGATCTGTTTCACCCCGAAGGGCGCTACTGGATGCCGCTCGAATGGCAACAGCGGGATCCAGTGCTCCAGCCCTCGTTGATGTACGAGGATCTGCTACTCCTGAAGGTGCGGGTCGAGCGGCTCGCCGGCGAGCGGACCTTCAGCCAGAAGCCGAAGAGCCGTTGCCATCATCTTCTCCAGGCACCGCGGATCGTGGCGTGCGATCCGACTGCGGGCGTCTACAAGGCGCGGACGTCCTATATCTATACCGAGACCCGCGGTGATCTGCTGGAGCGCTATTCGGGATGGGCGTCGCACGAATTCGTAGAGGTCGGCGATGCCCTGAAGATCAAGCTCAAGCGGGTCGATCTCGTCAATTTCGACGCGCCGTTCGGCAACATCCAGCTTTTCATGTGA
- a CDS encoding ATP-dependent acyl-CoA ligase, producing the protein MTAATTVYARFRETALRREEAGFLNVLPETADIYGIAAGEISYRAMLDRVERWRAAFAGRGYGEGHRVGLLLQNRPVFVELWFALNALGVSVVPINPDLRISELEYIIAHSEMNAAFVLAERRDEVETAARQADRPIPVVTDQDDVPVPLGGVRPSTAGNEASECALLYTSGTTGQPKGCVLTNTYFLHSGNWYRDVGGLIDLKPDCERMITPLPLFHMNAMAVSLMAMLSVGGSLTMLDRFHPRTWWASVRDSRATCLHYLGVMPSMLMSAPPSEQDRAHTVRFGFGAGVDKLLHAPFEERFGFPLLEAWAMTETGSGGVIAANIEPRKIGTSCFGRPGPEVDIRIVDDSGNDAPVGTPGELMVRRAGADPRYGFFREYLKNEAATAEAWAGGWLHTGDIVSRDADGDLHFVDRKKNVIRRSGENIAAVEVESVLNRHPAIRQAAVAATPDQVRGDEVAAVIIAEEAGADRARAEEIVRWSLEQMAYYKAPGWICFVDSLPLTATEKIQRGGLKDFVARLMSDGAFFDLRDLKRRQV; encoded by the coding sequence TTGACCGCTGCGACCACAGTCTACGCCCGCTTTCGCGAGACCGCCCTTCGCCGGGAGGAGGCGGGCTTCCTCAACGTGCTGCCGGAGACCGCCGATATCTATGGCATCGCGGCAGGCGAGATTTCCTACCGCGCCATGCTCGACCGGGTCGAGCGCTGGCGCGCAGCCTTTGCAGGTCGGGGCTATGGCGAAGGCCACAGGGTCGGGCTGCTACTCCAGAACCGGCCGGTGTTCGTCGAGCTGTGGTTCGCGCTCAACGCGCTCGGCGTCTCCGTGGTGCCGATCAATCCCGATTTGCGGATCAGCGAGCTCGAATACATCATTGCGCATTCCGAGATGAATGCGGCGTTCGTCCTCGCCGAGCGGCGCGACGAGGTCGAGACCGCGGCGCGCCAGGCCGACCGGCCGATCCCGGTCGTGACTGATCAGGACGACGTTCCCGTGCCCCTCGGAGGTGTGCGGCCTTCGACCGCCGGAAACGAGGCGAGCGAATGCGCGCTGCTTTATACGTCTGGAACCACGGGACAGCCCAAGGGCTGCGTGCTCACCAACACATATTTCCTGCATTCCGGAAACTGGTATCGCGATGTCGGCGGGCTGATCGATCTCAAGCCCGACTGTGAGCGCATGATCACGCCGCTGCCGCTGTTTCACATGAACGCGATGGCGGTGTCGCTGATGGCGATGCTGTCGGTCGGCGGCAGCCTCACCATGCTCGATCGCTTCCACCCGCGTACCTGGTGGGCTTCCGTGCGCGATAGCCGCGCGACCTGTCTGCATTATCTCGGTGTCATGCCCTCGATGCTGATGAGCGCGCCGCCGTCCGAGCAAGACCGGGCGCATACCGTGCGCTTCGGGTTCGGTGCCGGCGTCGACAAGCTTCTGCATGCGCCGTTCGAGGAGCGTTTCGGCTTTCCGCTGTTGGAGGCCTGGGCGATGACCGAGACGGGAAGTGGCGGCGTCATCGCCGCCAATATCGAGCCGCGCAAGATCGGCACGAGCTGTTTCGGACGCCCGGGCCCCGAGGTCGACATTCGTATCGTCGACGACAGCGGCAACGACGCGCCGGTCGGGACGCCGGGCGAGCTCATGGTGCGGCGGGCAGGTGCGGACCCGCGTTACGGCTTCTTCCGCGAGTACCTGAAGAACGAGGCCGCCACCGCCGAGGCGTGGGCCGGCGGGTGGCTGCACACCGGCGATATCGTGTCGCGCGATGCGGACGGCGACCTCCATTTCGTCGACCGCAAAAAGAACGTGATCCGCCGTTCCGGCGAGAACATTGCCGCGGTCGAGGTCGAGTCCGTCCTCAATCGCCATCCCGCGATCCGGCAGGCCGCGGTGGCCGCGACGCCCGATCAGGTGCGCGGCGACGAGGTTGCGGCGGTCATCATCGCCGAGGAGGCCGGTGCTGACCGCGCGCGCGCCGAGGAGATCGTGCGCTGGAGCCTGGAGCAGATGGCCTACTACAAGGCGCCGGGCTGGATCTGTTTCGTCGACAGCCTGCCGTTGACCGCGACCGAGAAGATCCAGCGCGGCGGCCTGAAGGATTTCGTCGCCAGGCTGATGTCTGACGGTGCGTTCTTCGACCTTCGCGACCTCAAGCGGCGGCAGGTTTGA
- a CDS encoding SDR family NAD(P)-dependent oxidoreductase, whose protein sequence is MSEIRTTLITGGNSGIGEALAKKLVESGQRVVSVGLEKPDWTHDLLAAYRADLSNIEETRAIAQEICRDHAVDRLVHNAGVILPNLLPDAKPEDILMLAQLHLGAPMLLTQAALDGMRARHFGRIVFVSSRAAMGAATRSAYSATKAGVHGMARTWALELAASGITVNVVAPGPILTDNFWGIIPKGSEQQERMARNVPVGRLGSREDVAHAISFFLDERSDFVTGQVLYVCGGTSLVGLGP, encoded by the coding sequence ATGAGCGAGATCCGCACCACACTCATCACCGGCGGCAATTCGGGGATCGGCGAGGCGCTGGCGAAAAAGCTCGTCGAGAGCGGGCAGCGCGTGGTCTCGGTCGGGCTGGAGAAGCCGGACTGGACGCATGATCTGCTCGCGGCCTATCGCGCTGATCTCTCCAATATCGAGGAGACGCGCGCGATCGCACAGGAGATCTGCCGCGATCACGCCGTCGATCGCCTCGTGCACAATGCCGGCGTGATCCTGCCGAACCTGCTGCCCGATGCGAAGCCGGAAGACATTTTGATGCTGGCGCAGCTGCATCTGGGCGCGCCGATGCTGCTGACCCAGGCGGCGCTGGATGGGATGCGTGCGCGCCACTTCGGCCGCATCGTGTTCGTCAGCTCGCGCGCCGCGATGGGCGCGGCGACGCGGTCGGCCTATTCAGCGACCAAGGCCGGCGTGCACGGCATGGCGCGCACCTGGGCGCTGGAGCTCGCCGCGAGCGGCATCACCGTGAACGTCGTGGCGCCAGGGCCGATCCTGACCGACAATTTCTGGGGCATCATCCCGAAAGGCTCCGAGCAGCAGGAGCGGATGGCGCGCAACGTGCCGGTCGGGCGGCTCGGCTCGCGCGAGGATGTCGCGCACGCCATCAGTTTCTTCCTCGACGAACGTTCCGATTTCGTCACCGGCCAGGTGCTCTATGTCTGCGGCGGCACCAGCCTCGTCGGCCTTGGCCCGTAG
- a CDS encoding MarR family winged helix-turn-helix transcriptional regulator, with translation MARESKSRWKSGPPRTRDQLQTYIPYLFNRLANRWNLDQNRDLSDHGINNVVFRTLSVLFIYKTLTVNEVAVLAVTEQSTASRMVESMVSSGLVKREIAEEDQRRRVVGLTPDGEALLRKIWPIMASNYDKLIEGIEPDDIEVCARVLARMVENIRQNQI, from the coding sequence ATGGCCAGAGAATCCAAGAGCAGATGGAAGTCGGGTCCGCCGAGGACGCGGGACCAGCTGCAAACCTACATCCCGTATCTGTTCAACCGGCTCGCCAATCGCTGGAATCTCGATCAGAACCGCGACCTGAGCGACCACGGCATCAACAATGTCGTGTTCCGGACGCTGTCGGTCCTGTTCATCTACAAGACCCTGACGGTCAACGAGGTCGCCGTTCTCGCGGTGACCGAGCAGTCGACGGCGAGCCGCATGGTCGAGTCCATGGTGTCATCGGGCCTCGTCAAGCGCGAGATCGCGGAGGAAGACCAGCGCCGCCGCGTCGTAGGTCTGACCCCAGACGGCGAGGCGCTGCTGCGCAAGATCTGGCCAATCATGGCGAGCAACTACGACAAGCTGATCGAAGGCATCGAGCCCGACGACATCGAGGTCTGCGCGCGCGTGCTGGCCAGGATGGTCGAGAATATCCGCCAGAACCAGATCTGA
- a CDS encoding MarR family winged helix-turn-helix transcriptional regulator: MPAALKENIVPVPGQIETRLWLQLLSLHGELFASLNAMLNAEFGLSLAKFDVLAQLDRYRDGLALGQLSQNLKVTGGNVSGLVQRLLADDLISREMSSEDRRSFIVRLTPKGEALFRKAADVHKKHLGKRLENVSARELDGALSVLKSLSSKLHTESKKQSRKR, encoded by the coding sequence ATGCCGGCAGCACTCAAAGAGAACATTGTTCCCGTCCCTGGGCAGATCGAAACCCGGCTCTGGCTCCAATTGCTGTCGCTGCATGGCGAGCTGTTCGCGTCGCTGAATGCGATGCTGAACGCCGAGTTCGGCCTGTCGCTCGCAAAATTCGACGTGCTGGCCCAGCTCGATCGCTACCGGGATGGCCTCGCGCTCGGGCAGTTGTCGCAAAATCTGAAAGTCACCGGCGGCAACGTCTCGGGGCTGGTGCAGCGTCTTCTCGCCGACGACCTCATCAGCAGGGAAATGTCGAGCGAGGACCGGCGGTCCTTCATCGTGCGCCTGACGCCAAAGGGCGAAGCGTTGTTCAGGAAGGCAGCCGACGTCCACAAGAAGCATCTCGGCAAACGGCTCGAGAATGTTTCGGCCCGGGAGCTGGACGGTGCGTTGTCCGTACTGAAATCCCTTTCTTCAAAACTTCATACCGAGAGCAAGAAGCAAAGTCGCAAGAGATAA
- a CDS encoding indolepyruvate oxidoreductase subunit beta family protein yields MRDETVRLALPAAGEATERPISIAIVAMGGQGGGVLTDWIVQLAENHGWVAQSTSVPGVAQRTGATIYYIEAMPPLDGRKPILSLMPTPGDVDVVMAAEFMEAGRSILRGLVTPDRTTLIASNHRSFAIGEKIAPGNGIADGGAVTGAIGVAAKTEIIFDLNALAIAHGSVISAAMFGALAAAAVLPFSRDSYLDVIRASGKGAKASVETFEAAFDRVKTGSPEVAAPAPSKQADHVPSPATPDPELAGLIARLKQELPEPPLTMARAGLKKVVDFQDVAYGAEYLDILKTLHAADRSAGGGAHAYAFTETAAKYLANAMSYDDVIRVADLKTRAGRRARIESELEMSEGQVLQTTEFMHPRMEEVMGVLPAGFSRWLGARPRLLGWLDRRVNRGRRVRTYSLPWFLTLYVVAGLRGLRRRSLRHAVETAHRDGWLKAATDAVAANYQLGVEILQCRRLVKGYSDTHSRGLSKFDRTLAAIKLVERREDAADWARRLREAALKDSAGKELDGVIQTIKTFA; encoded by the coding sequence GCGGCGTGCTGACCGACTGGATCGTTCAGTTGGCCGAGAACCATGGCTGGGTCGCGCAATCGACCTCGGTACCCGGCGTCGCCCAGCGCACCGGCGCCACGATCTATTATATCGAGGCGATGCCGCCGCTCGACGGCCGCAAGCCGATCCTGTCGTTGATGCCGACGCCCGGCGACGTCGACGTGGTGATGGCGGCGGAGTTCATGGAGGCCGGCCGGTCGATCCTGCGCGGCCTCGTGACGCCGGATCGAACCACGTTGATCGCATCCAACCACCGGTCGTTTGCAATCGGCGAGAAGATTGCACCGGGCAACGGCATCGCCGACGGCGGCGCCGTCACCGGCGCCATCGGGGTCGCCGCCAAGACCGAGATCATCTTCGATCTGAACGCGCTGGCGATCGCGCATGGCAGCGTCATCTCGGCCGCGATGTTCGGTGCGCTCGCGGCGGCCGCTGTGCTGCCGTTCAGCCGCGACAGCTATCTCGACGTGATCCGCGCAAGTGGGAAAGGCGCCAAGGCTAGCGTGGAGACGTTTGAAGCCGCGTTTGACCGGGTCAAGACCGGCTCACCCGAGGTCGCCGCGCCAGCGCCATCAAAGCAGGCCGATCACGTCCCCTCTCCCGCAACGCCCGATCCAGAACTCGCCGGGCTCATCGCAAGACTGAAGCAGGAACTGCCCGAGCCCCCGCTCACCATGGCTCGCGCCGGCCTGAAAAAGGTGGTCGACTTCCAGGACGTCGCCTATGGCGCCGAGTATCTCGACATTCTCAAGACGTTGCACGCGGCCGACCGAAGCGCCGGCGGTGGTGCGCACGCCTATGCCTTCACGGAGACCGCGGCTAAGTACCTCGCCAACGCCATGAGCTATGACGACGTCATCCGCGTGGCCGACCTGAAGACGCGCGCTGGTCGCCGCGCGCGCATCGAGAGCGAGCTCGAGATGTCCGAGGGACAGGTGCTCCAGACCACCGAGTTCATGCATCCGCGCATGGAGGAGGTCATGGGCGTGCTGCCCGCGGGCTTCAGCCGCTGGCTCGGCGCGCGGCCACGTCTGCTCGGCTGGCTCGATCGCCGCGTCAACCGGGGACGCCGGGTGCGGACCTACTCGCTGCCCTGGTTCCTGACGCTCTATGTCGTGGCCGGACTACGCGGCCTGCGACGCCGCTCGCTGCGTCACGCGGTCGAGACCGCGCATCGGGACGGATGGCTCAAGGCGGCAACCGATGCGGTCGCCGCCAACTACCAGCTCGGTGTCGAGATCCTGCAATGCCGACGCCTCGTGAAAGGCTATTCCGATACCCACAGCCGCGGGCTGTCGAAATTCGACAGGACGCTGGCGGCGATCAAGCTGGTCGAACGACGCGAGGATGCCGCCGATTGGGCCCGCCGCTTGCGCGAGGCCGCGCTGAAGGACAGCGCCGGCAAGGAGCTCGACGGCGTGATCCAGACCATCAAGACTTTTGCATGA